In the genome of Myxococcus stipitatus, one region contains:
- a CDS encoding non-ribosomal peptide synthetase/type I polyketide synthase, with protein MAWLVAAVAEAAGLPPEEVLLDEPFVTYGLTSKEAVFLTGDLADWLEHDVSPTALWEHPTISALSRHLAGLLAPPPASPAPGAPVPAAVTKEADDKDAIAVTAMACRFPGAASPEAYWALLQRGGDAITEVPASRWDVRRFHGAGPGAPGTMNTRWGGFVEGIDAFDPLFFGIAPREAHRMDPQQRLLLEVAWEALERGGHAPRSLQGSRTGVFVGISTQDYSRRQFSDPSLLDAYAGTGNAHSIAANRLSYLLGLRGPSMAVDTACSSSLVAIHLARQSLLSHECDLALAGGVNAILSPELTIAFSQAGMMASDGRCKTFDAAADGYVRSEGCGVIVLKRLEDALASGDPILAVLRGSAVNHDGQSNGLTAPSGVAQQDVIRQALRQARLSPASLGYVEAHGTGTKLGDPIEVDALQAVLSQERDPSRACFVGSAKSNIGHLEAAAGIAGLVKAVLTLQHGEIPPQVHFRQLNPHITLRHPAFQIPARNEPWSQPPGDRYAGVSAFGFGGTNAHVIVGEAPSRARGSTSLPARTHQLLVLSAQTLPALHALVRQYLELLASPSAPSLEAMCFTASTGRDAWPHRLAVVASSREELAARLGTFLQGQVVPGVHQGEARREAPPRVVFLYPGQGAQYAGMARQLHESAPVFREALERCEALLRPHLDVPLTSLLFPGPGDDEARVHQTRYTQPALFAVAHALTELWAAWGVKPDAVLGHSVGEYAAARVAGVMGLEDALRLLALRGQLIQALPLDGAMFALMEEEATVREALRAEPSVAVAAINGPRHVVISGERGAVERVVQALEARGVEGRALQVSHAFHSPLMEPMLDGFEQAASRVAFQAPRLPLISNLTGAPLGAAPTAHDWRRHVREPVRFFQSIQHVARQGAPLFVELGPHDTLLGMAKRCVPEGAAEWLPSLRKQRDAWETLLGTLGALYVRGVPVDWRAFHAGHTEPRVRLPTHPFERQRYWLDAAPSPPSSQAPMTAPSTMSRQERFLGELRALLSRLLLLPAERMDAHASFLELGADSVVLMDAARAVEKRFGLKLTMRQLFEELTTLDAMARYLDLTVPADATPEQAVAPVPSPPPAVPGGEGLEQVVKLQLQLMAQQLALLGGRAVPHAAPALGSVAATSTDAAQALLTAHGTPSAASSAFATPGTLAAAQVPGSVPAPVAALAPLSTKGTSPAAKGSAPASPFASGSLKGKPDRVLTPVQQRHVDMLVARHTRSTRGSKQEAIRHRSRWSDVRWLMNFRAELKEVCYPIVSTRSRGARFWDPDGNEFIDLSMGFGVQLFGHHPSFLVDALRERLEQGMEVGPQSDLAGRAAELICELTGMKRVTFCNSGTEAVMTALRLARAATGRSKVVMFTGSYHGHSDGTLVVGRMVDGVPQTLPMAAGVTQKVAEDVIVLPYGEERSLEVIRQHLGELAVVVVEPIQSRRPNLQPRAFLQSLREMTRAAGVPLMFDEVITGFRLHPGGAQAWLGIEADLVTYGKIVGGGMPIGVVADRGGFVDRIDGGDWSYGDDSYPAVETTFAAGTFCKHPLTMATMIATLTHLKQEGPLLQERLNQRAARLVERINDVFQQAQAPVEMVHGGSVMRFNAAGNSSYLFQPLEMDLFYCHLRDRGIYIWEGRTCMLSTAHGDAELDAIVHAVAESVAEMQSGGFWPRPQPGPGLTAPSLPVADAKAKSLPLTEAQRHLWVLARANEGGSIAYNLSMTLRLDGALREETLRRALQHVVDRHDALRTYVDPHGEQQHLLPTCDVALPVLDLTALSPAPRSESLSQWYAKESATAFDLHRGPLFRANLLKLDTREHLLVLTTHHVVVDGWSLGVVLHEVAAAYSAFVDGGTPALPAVTQFSDYVRWLRAEESTDAMAAHERYWLEQHVERLPAIELPIDHSRPATRRFRGARESVRLDAAFSQGLRELAQRQKATPFMLLLSAYTLFLHRLTGQEDLLVGIPTAGRGMEGGEGLVGYCSHLLPIASHSRGDESFPEYLRSLKQVLLSAYEHQDYPFSRLLERLDLPRSTSHTPLIGVTFNLERPLTVREMGGLKASFHPQPVAFAAFDLSLNVLDVEDGLVLDFDYNTDLFEPASIARFARGFRALLQGLASQPQRPVHQLPVLTEEEKHQVLVTWNERNRVAYPREQLVHQLVERQVALRPNQVAVEFEGHHLTYAVLNACANQLAHHLCSLGVGPGVLVGVLLERTPEMLVTLLAILKSGGAFVPLDPAHPSERLRFLIEDSRTTVVVTQARLSERLPALSAKVVRLDSDADALASRSRENLVNVASATTPAYVIYTSGSTGEPKGVVIGHGAFAIHCQDVIPRYRHTEHDRILQFASFSFDASLEQLFPAFMVGATLVLRGDTVWTPEEMARHLVDDRLSVVNFPTAYWRQLAQRWDEAPPDLTGHGLRLIIVGGDTVLAGVLEQWHRGPLGSVRLLNAYGPTETVITATTHEVPAPAPGQKLPERIPIGLPLSNRAFYVLDRHGAPVPIGVAGELHIGGELLALGYLHRPELTAQRFVKDPFSGAPDARLYKTGDVVRFLPDGALEFLGRTDHQVKVRGFRVELGEIESALSRHPALREVVVTIHQEPRDGSGGSDKRLVAYAVPTAPEAVTPADLRRFLLERLPDYMVPAFFVLLGELPLTPGGKLDRQALPAPDPTANATSRPFIAPRTPTESALAEAWMKALRVPRVGIHDDFFELGGDSLLATQVASRLREALQVEVSLERLFKAATLAELAEHVDTLRWAAGPRTTDATREEGEL; from the coding sequence GTGGCGTGGCTCGTCGCCGCGGTGGCCGAGGCGGCGGGTCTACCTCCCGAGGAGGTGCTGCTCGACGAGCCTTTCGTCACCTATGGACTGACGTCCAAGGAGGCCGTCTTCCTCACGGGAGACCTCGCGGATTGGCTGGAGCACGACGTCTCCCCGACCGCGCTGTGGGAGCACCCGACCATCTCCGCGCTGAGTCGGCATCTGGCGGGACTGCTCGCGCCCCCTCCTGCGTCGCCCGCGCCTGGTGCGCCCGTGCCCGCGGCCGTGACGAAGGAAGCGGACGACAAGGACGCCATCGCCGTCACCGCGATGGCGTGCCGCTTCCCGGGGGCGGCGTCGCCCGAGGCGTACTGGGCGCTGCTCCAGCGCGGCGGCGACGCCATCACCGAGGTGCCCGCGAGCCGATGGGACGTGCGGCGCTTTCACGGCGCGGGGCCGGGCGCGCCCGGGACGATGAACACGCGCTGGGGCGGCTTCGTCGAGGGGATTGACGCGTTCGACCCGCTCTTCTTCGGCATCGCCCCGCGAGAGGCGCACCGGATGGACCCGCAGCAGCGGCTGCTGCTGGAGGTCGCCTGGGAGGCGCTGGAGCGCGGGGGCCATGCGCCCCGCTCGCTCCAGGGCAGCCGCACCGGCGTGTTCGTGGGCATCAGCACGCAGGACTATTCGCGGCGGCAGTTCAGCGACCCGTCGCTGCTGGATGCCTATGCGGGCACCGGCAACGCGCACAGCATCGCGGCCAACCGCCTGTCGTACCTGCTGGGATTGCGCGGCCCGAGCATGGCGGTGGACACCGCGTGCTCGTCGTCGCTCGTCGCCATCCACCTGGCCCGGCAGAGCCTCCTCTCCCATGAGTGCGACCTGGCGCTGGCCGGTGGGGTGAATGCCATCCTGAGCCCGGAGCTCACCATCGCCTTCTCGCAGGCGGGGATGATGGCGAGCGACGGCCGCTGCAAGACGTTCGATGCCGCCGCGGATGGCTATGTCCGCTCCGAGGGCTGCGGCGTCATCGTGCTCAAGCGGCTCGAGGACGCGCTCGCCTCGGGAGACCCCATCCTCGCCGTCCTGCGGGGCTCGGCGGTCAACCACGATGGCCAGAGCAATGGCCTCACCGCGCCCAGCGGCGTCGCGCAGCAGGACGTCATCCGTCAGGCGCTGCGGCAGGCGCGCCTGTCCCCCGCGAGCCTCGGCTACGTGGAGGCCCATGGCACGGGGACGAAGCTGGGCGACCCGATCGAGGTCGATGCGCTCCAGGCGGTGCTCTCCCAGGAGCGCGACCCTTCGCGCGCGTGCTTCGTCGGCTCCGCGAAGAGCAACATCGGCCACCTGGAGGCCGCCGCGGGAATCGCCGGACTCGTGAAGGCCGTGCTGACGCTGCAACACGGAGAGATTCCGCCGCAGGTCCACTTCCGGCAGCTCAACCCGCACATCACGCTGCGGCATCCCGCCTTCCAGATTCCGGCGCGGAACGAGCCCTGGTCCCAGCCCCCCGGCGACCGCTACGCCGGCGTCAGCGCCTTCGGCTTCGGAGGGACCAACGCCCACGTCATCGTCGGCGAGGCACCCTCGCGCGCGCGGGGGTCCACGAGCCTGCCCGCCCGCACGCACCAGCTGCTCGTACTGTCCGCGCAGACACTGCCGGCGCTGCACGCGTTGGTGCGGCAGTACCTGGAGCTGCTCGCGTCCCCGTCCGCGCCCTCGCTGGAGGCGATGTGCTTCACCGCCTCGACGGGCCGGGACGCCTGGCCGCACCGGCTCGCCGTGGTGGCGAGCTCGCGCGAGGAGCTGGCGGCTCGGCTCGGCACGTTCCTCCAGGGACAGGTGGTCCCGGGGGTCCATCAGGGAGAGGCACGGCGCGAGGCACCTCCGCGCGTCGTCTTCCTCTACCCCGGGCAAGGGGCGCAGTACGCCGGGATGGCGCGCCAGCTCCATGAGAGCGCCCCTGTCTTCCGAGAGGCACTGGAGCGCTGCGAGGCGCTGCTGCGTCCGCACCTCGACGTGCCGCTGACGTCGCTCCTCTTCCCAGGGCCCGGCGACGACGAGGCGCGGGTCCACCAGACGCGCTACACCCAGCCCGCGCTCTTCGCGGTGGCCCATGCGCTGACGGAGCTGTGGGCCGCATGGGGCGTGAAGCCGGACGCCGTGCTGGGGCACAGCGTGGGCGAGTACGCGGCCGCGCGGGTGGCGGGGGTGATGGGCCTCGAGGATGCGCTGCGGCTGCTCGCGCTCCGGGGCCAGCTCATCCAGGCGCTGCCTCTCGACGGGGCCATGTTCGCCCTCATGGAGGAGGAGGCGACGGTCCGCGAGGCGCTGAGGGCCGAGCCCTCGGTGGCGGTGGCGGCCATCAACGGTCCGCGCCATGTCGTCATCTCCGGCGAACGTGGCGCGGTGGAGCGCGTGGTCCAGGCGCTGGAGGCGCGAGGCGTGGAGGGCCGCGCGCTCCAGGTGTCCCATGCGTTCCACTCGCCGCTGATGGAGCCCATGCTCGACGGGTTCGAGCAGGCCGCGTCCCGCGTCGCGTTCCAGGCGCCTCGCCTGCCGCTCATCTCCAACCTCACCGGCGCTCCGCTGGGCGCCGCCCCCACCGCGCACGACTGGCGCCGCCACGTGCGCGAGCCCGTCCGGTTCTTCCAGAGCATCCAGCACGTCGCCCGGCAAGGGGCTCCGCTGTTCGTCGAGCTGGGGCCTCACGACACGCTCCTCGGCATGGCGAAGCGGTGCGTCCCCGAGGGCGCGGCGGAGTGGCTCCCCAGCCTGCGCAAGCAGCGCGATGCCTGGGAGACGCTCCTGGGCACCTTGGGTGCCCTCTATGTCCGAGGCGTCCCGGTGGACTGGCGTGCCTTCCACGCGGGCCACACCGAGCCCCGCGTGCGGCTGCCGACACATCCCTTCGAGCGCCAGCGCTACTGGCTGGATGCCGCTCCCTCTCCTCCGTCCTCGCAGGCCCCCATGACCGCCCCCTCCACCATGAGTCGACAGGAACGCTTCCTGGGTGAGCTCCGTGCCCTGCTGTCCCGCCTGCTCCTGCTGCCCGCCGAGCGGATGGATGCACACGCGTCCTTCCTGGAGCTGGGGGCGGACTCGGTCGTCCTGATGGACGCGGCGCGCGCCGTGGAGAAGCGCTTCGGCCTCAAGCTGACGATGCGCCAGCTCTTCGAGGAGCTGACGACACTCGATGCGATGGCCCGCTACCTGGACCTCACCGTCCCCGCCGACGCCACGCCCGAGCAGGCCGTTGCGCCCGTGCCCTCCCCGCCGCCCGCGGTGCCTGGCGGCGAGGGCCTCGAGCAGGTCGTGAAGCTGCAACTCCAGCTCATGGCGCAGCAGCTCGCGTTGCTCGGGGGGCGGGCCGTGCCGCATGCGGCTCCCGCCTTGGGGAGTGTCGCGGCCACATCGACCGATGCGGCGCAGGCGCTGCTCACAGCCCACGGGACTCCGAGCGCCGCCTCGTCCGCGTTCGCGACGCCTGGCACCTTGGCGGCGGCGCAGGTGCCCGGCTCCGTTCCGGCCCCCGTCGCGGCGCTGGCGCCACTCTCAACGAAGGGGACTTCCCCTGCCGCGAAGGGCTCCGCTCCCGCATCTCCCTTCGCCTCCGGCTCCCTCAAGGGCAAGCCCGACCGGGTGCTGACACCCGTCCAGCAGCGTCACGTGGACATGCTCGTCGCGCGTCACACGCGAAGCACACGCGGCTCGAAGCAGGAGGCCATTCGTCATCGCTCGCGGTGGAGCGACGTGCGCTGGCTCATGAACTTCCGCGCGGAGCTCAAGGAGGTCTGCTACCCCATCGTCAGCACCCGCTCGCGAGGCGCGCGCTTCTGGGACCCGGACGGCAACGAGTTCATCGACCTGTCCATGGGCTTCGGCGTGCAGCTGTTCGGCCACCACCCCTCCTTCCTCGTGGACGCGCTGCGCGAGCGGCTGGAGCAGGGCATGGAGGTCGGCCCGCAGTCGGACCTCGCGGGCCGGGCCGCAGAGCTCATCTGCGAGCTCACCGGCATGAAGCGCGTCACCTTCTGCAACTCCGGCACGGAAGCGGTGATGACGGCGCTCCGCCTGGCCCGGGCGGCGACGGGGCGCTCGAAGGTCGTGATGTTCACCGGCTCGTACCACGGCCACTCCGACGGAACGCTCGTCGTCGGGCGCATGGTCGACGGCGTCCCGCAGACGCTCCCCATGGCCGCGGGTGTCACGCAGAAGGTCGCCGAGGACGTCATCGTCCTGCCCTACGGAGAAGAGCGCTCCCTCGAGGTCATCCGCCAGCACCTGGGTGAGCTCGCCGTCGTCGTGGTGGAGCCCATCCAGAGCCGCCGCCCCAACCTCCAGCCTCGGGCGTTCCTCCAGTCCCTGCGCGAGATGACCCGCGCGGCGGGCGTGCCCCTCATGTTCGATGAGGTCATCACCGGCTTCCGGCTCCACCCGGGCGGCGCTCAGGCCTGGCTGGGAATCGAAGCCGACCTCGTCACCTACGGGAAGATTGTCGGCGGTGGAATGCCCATCGGCGTCGTGGCGGACCGGGGCGGCTTCGTGGACCGCATCGACGGCGGAGACTGGAGCTACGGCGACGACTCCTACCCGGCCGTCGAGACCACCTTCGCCGCGGGCACGTTCTGCAAGCACCCCCTCACCATGGCGACGATGATCGCCACGCTCACCCACCTGAAGCAGGAGGGGCCCCTCCTCCAGGAGCGTCTCAACCAACGCGCCGCGCGCCTCGTCGAGCGCATCAACGACGTCTTCCAACAGGCCCAGGCGCCCGTGGAGATGGTGCACGGCGGCTCGGTCATGCGGTTCAACGCGGCCGGCAACTCCAGCTACCTCTTCCAGCCGCTGGAGATGGACCTCTTCTACTGCCACCTCCGCGACCGGGGCATCTACATCTGGGAGGGGCGCACCTGCATGCTCTCCACCGCGCATGGCGACGCGGAGCTGGACGCCATCGTCCACGCCGTCGCGGAAAGCGTCGCGGAGATGCAATCCGGTGGCTTCTGGCCTCGCCCGCAGCCCGGCCCGGGCCTGACGGCGCCGAGCCTCCCTGTCGCCGATGCGAAGGCGAAGTCCCTGCCGCTCACCGAGGCCCAGCGGCATCTGTGGGTCCTCGCCCGAGCGAACGAGGGCGGCTCCATCGCCTACAACCTCTCGATGACGCTCCGGCTCGATGGAGCCCTGCGCGAAGAGACGCTGCGGCGCGCGTTACAGCACGTCGTGGACCGCCATGACGCGCTGCGGACGTACGTCGACCCTCACGGTGAGCAGCAGCACCTCCTGCCCACGTGCGACGTGGCGCTGCCGGTGCTCGACCTGACCGCGCTGTCTCCCGCCCCCCGGAGCGAGTCCCTGTCCCAGTGGTACGCGAAGGAGAGCGCCACCGCGTTCGACCTGCACCGCGGCCCCTTGTTCCGCGCGAACCTGCTCAAGCTGGACACCCGCGAGCACCTGCTCGTGCTGACCACGCACCACGTCGTCGTGGATGGCTGGTCCCTCGGCGTCGTCCTCCACGAGGTGGCGGCGGCCTATTCCGCCTTCGTGGACGGCGGCACTCCGGCCCTGCCCGCCGTGACCCAGTTCAGCGACTACGTCCGCTGGCTCCGCGCGGAGGAGTCCACCGACGCCATGGCGGCGCACGAGCGCTACTGGCTGGAGCAGCACGTGGAGCGGCTGCCCGCCATCGAGCTGCCCATCGACCACTCCCGTCCCGCGACGCGACGCTTCCGCGGAGCCCGTGAGTCGGTTCGCCTCGATGCTGCCTTCAGCCAGGGACTGCGGGAGCTGGCGCAGCGGCAGAAGGCGACGCCGTTCATGCTGCTGCTCTCCGCCTACACCCTCTTCCTCCACCGGCTGACGGGCCAGGAGGACCTGCTCGTCGGCATCCCCACCGCGGGACGAGGAATGGAGGGCGGCGAGGGACTCGTCGGCTACTGCTCGCACCTGCTGCCCATCGCCAGCCACTCGCGAGGCGACGAGTCCTTCCCGGAGTACCTCCGGTCGCTCAAGCAGGTGCTGCTCTCCGCCTACGAGCACCAGGACTACCCCTTCTCCCGGCTCCTCGAGCGACTGGACCTGCCGCGCAGCACCAGCCACACGCCGCTCATCGGCGTGACGTTCAACCTGGAGCGCCCGCTGACCGTGCGAGAGATGGGCGGGCTGAAGGCGTCCTTCCATCCTCAGCCCGTCGCGTTCGCCGCCTTCGACCTGAGCCTGAACGTGCTCGATGTCGAGGACGGGCTGGTGCTGGACTTCGACTACAACACCGACCTGTTCGAGCCCGCGAGCATCGCCCGCTTCGCCCGCGGCTTCCGCGCGCTGCTGCAAGGACTGGCCTCCCAGCCTCAACGCCCCGTGCACCAACTGCCGGTGCTCACCGAGGAGGAGAAGCACCAGGTCCTCGTCACCTGGAACGAGCGCAACCGCGTCGCCTATCCCCGTGAGCAGCTGGTCCATCAGCTCGTCGAGCGTCAGGTCGCGCTCCGGCCGAACCAGGTCGCGGTGGAGTTCGAGGGGCACCACCTCACCTACGCGGTCCTCAACGCCTGCGCCAATCAGCTCGCGCACCACCTGTGCTCGCTCGGCGTGGGGCCCGGAGTCCTGGTGGGTGTGCTGCTGGAGCGCACGCCGGAGATGCTGGTCACGCTGCTGGCCATCCTCAAGTCGGGCGGTGCGTTCGTCCCCCTGGACCCGGCCCACCCCTCGGAGCGGCTGCGCTTCCTCATCGAGGACTCGCGCACGACCGTGGTGGTGACCCAGGCCCGGCTCTCCGAGCGCCTGCCCGCGCTGAGCGCGAAGGTCGTCCGCCTGGACTCCGACGCGGACGCGCTGGCCTCCCGGTCGCGCGAGAACCTGGTGAACGTCGCGAGTGCCACCACACCCGCGTACGTCATCTACACGTCGGGCTCCACGGGCGAGCCCAAGGGTGTCGTCATCGGCCACGGCGCGTTCGCCATCCACTGCCAGGACGTCATCCCGCGCTACCGGCACACGGAGCACGACCGCATCCTCCAGTTCGCCTCGTTCAGCTTCGACGCCTCGCTGGAGCAGCTCTTCCCGGCATTCATGGTCGGCGCGACGCTGGTGCTGCGTGGCGACACCGTCTGGACGCCGGAGGAGATGGCGCGGCACCTCGTCGACGACCGCCTCTCGGTGGTGAACTTCCCGACCGCCTACTGGCGGCAGCTCGCGCAGCGCTGGGATGAAGCGCCGCCGGACCTCACCGGCCACGGGCTGCGCCTCATCATCGTGGGCGGCGACACGGTCCTGGCCGGTGTGCTGGAGCAGTGGCATCGCGGCCCGCTGGGCTCAGTGCGGCTCCTCAACGCCTACGGCCCCACGGAGACGGTCATCACCGCGACGACCCACGAGGTGCCCGCTCCCGCGCCCGGGCAGAAGCTCCCCGAGCGCATCCCCATCGGGCTCCCGCTGTCCAACCGGGCCTTCTACGTGCTCGACCGCCATGGGGCGCCCGTCCCCATCGGCGTCGCGGGCGAGCTCCACATCGGTGGCGAGCTGCTCGCGCTCGGCTACCTCCACCGGCCGGAGCTGACCGCGCAGCGCTTCGTGAAGGACCCGTTCTCGGGAGCACCCGATGCGCGCCTCTACAAGACGGGCGACGTGGTGCGCTTCCTCCCGGATGGCGCGCTGGAGTTCCTCGGGCGCACGGACCATCAGGTCAAGGTGCGCGGCTTCCGCGTCGAGCTGGGGGAGATTGAGTCCGCCCTGAGCCGACACCCGGCCTTGCGCGAGGTGGTGGTGACCATCCACCAGGAGCCCCGGGACGGAAGCGGTGGCTCCGACAAGCGGCTGGTCGCGTACGCCGTCCCCACGGCGCCCGAGGCCGTCACTCCCGCCGACCTGCGCCGGTTCCTCCTCGAGCGGTTGCCGGACTACATGGTGCCGGCGTTCTTCGTCCTCCTCGGCGAGCTGCCCCTCACTCCGGGCGGCAAGCTGGACCGGCAGGCGCTGCCCGCGCCGGACCCGACGGCGAACGCGACCTCGCGTCCCTTCATCGCACCGCGCACGCCCACGGAGTCCGCGCTCGCCGAGGCCTGGATGAAGGCCCTGCGCGTTCCGCGCGTGGGCATCCACGACGACTTCTTCGAGCTGGGAGGGGACTCGCTCCTGGCCACCCAGGTCGCCTCCCGCCTGCGCGAGGCACTCCAGGTGGAGGTCTCCCTCGAGCGCCTCTTCAAGGCCGCCACCCTCGCCGAGCTGGCGGAGCATGTGGACACGCTCCGCTGGGCGGCGGGCCCCCGCACCACCGACGCCACACGCGAGGAGGGCGAGCTGTGA
- a CDS encoding arginine deiminase family protein: MGCRAIDLVDFVSPADRVVSNTTVNRVFVRDTAVALGARLVRGAAGFPTRVAEFDVTHGALSRLLGRSDGDVAWASVARVEFGDVFLLGQRRLLVNVGLRSDARYAHQFVELAWEAGFEEVAVVRIPGDLGIIHLDLAFNVLGEEAVLARAFLRHCPLQVCVRERPARWESFEDYFAQRGRRVVTFEPGNTHPFLSNFIHLEPRLLLASEGAAPHLRALVRGLRMEVVGVDIDALERGNGSVRCLTMPLRRAS, from the coding sequence TTGGGTTGTCGTGCCATTGACCTGGTGGATTTCGTGTCGCCGGCGGACCGGGTCGTCAGCAACACCACGGTGAACAGGGTTTTCGTCCGTGACACGGCCGTTGCGCTGGGCGCGCGGTTGGTGCGGGGGGCCGCGGGGTTCCCCACCCGGGTGGCCGAGTTCGACGTCACGCATGGCGCGCTGTCGCGGTTGCTGGGGCGCTCGGATGGGGATGTGGCGTGGGCGTCGGTCGCCCGCGTGGAGTTCGGGGACGTGTTCCTGCTGGGGCAGCGGCGGCTGCTCGTCAACGTGGGCTTGCGCAGTGATGCGCGGTACGCGCACCAGTTCGTGGAGCTGGCCTGGGAGGCGGGCTTCGAGGAGGTCGCGGTCGTCCGCATCCCCGGGGACCTGGGCATCATCCACCTGGACCTCGCCTTCAATGTGCTGGGCGAGGAGGCGGTGCTGGCGCGGGCCTTCCTTCGGCACTGTCCGCTCCAGGTCTGCGTGCGTGAGCGGCCCGCGAGGTGGGAGTCCTTCGAGGACTACTTCGCGCAGCGGGGGCGGAGGGTCGTGACGTTCGAGCCGGGGAACACGCACCCCTTCCTGTCCAACTTCATCCACCTGGAGCCTCGGCTGCTCCTCGCCTCGGAAGGGGCGGCGCCGCACCTGCGCGCACTGGTGCGGGGGTTGAGGATGGAGGTGGTGGGCGTGGACATCGACGCGCTCGAGCGTGGCAACGGGAGCGTGCGCTGTCTGACGATGCCCTTGCGGCGCGCGTCCTGA
- a CDS encoding helix-turn-helix transcriptional regulator — MVTRSRLELELLGSIRDLSKAALPLGRLLTELNALLREPLGYAGSCWHGTDPATGFVTSTIVENLNPRGFERAAYLEMWAPEPLTFTRLRASGHRAATLIQAARGRPEDSARFRELLEPEGFGDELRINFDLPSGCWGSAVFMRATDRGAFTTREVGLATRLAPHISQLLCRAYPSDLSAGQPPLPPGVAVLDPNGRLVSVDPRGEAVLDELAETGAASSGVPSGLIAVAEHARGLAAAGTPGLPSRSRVCTRRGRWLTLHATLLEGTPSGQVAIIAATATPSEILPMALMSMGLSPREQDVALLVLRGHDTATISRTLYITPATVQDHLKSIFTKSGVRSRREFTARIIGPLVNAALPPPG, encoded by the coding sequence ATGGTCACACGCTCTCGACTCGAACTCGAACTGCTGGGGAGCATTCGCGACCTCTCCAAGGCCGCGCTTCCCCTGGGACGATTGCTCACGGAGCTCAATGCCTTGCTGCGGGAGCCGCTGGGCTATGCCGGCAGTTGCTGGCATGGCACGGACCCCGCGACCGGGTTCGTGACGTCCACCATCGTGGAGAACCTCAACCCACGAGGCTTCGAGCGCGCCGCCTATCTCGAGATGTGGGCGCCCGAGCCCCTGACCTTCACGCGGCTGCGCGCGTCCGGACACAGGGCAGCCACCCTCATCCAGGCGGCCAGGGGACGTCCCGAGGACAGCGCTCGCTTTCGCGAGTTGTTGGAGCCCGAAGGTTTTGGCGATGAGCTTCGCATCAACTTCGACCTACCCTCCGGCTGCTGGGGCTCGGCGGTGTTCATGCGTGCCACGGACCGAGGCGCCTTCACGACCCGCGAGGTGGGACTGGCCACGCGGCTTGCGCCGCACATCAGCCAGCTGCTGTGCCGCGCCTATCCCAGCGACCTGTCCGCTGGCCAGCCCCCCTTGCCCCCGGGTGTCGCCGTGCTGGACCCCAACGGAAGGCTCGTGTCGGTGGACCCGCGTGGCGAGGCCGTCCTGGACGAGCTGGCCGAAACGGGCGCGGCCTCGAGCGGTGTCCCCTCCGGACTCATCGCCGTGGCGGAACATGCGCGCGGCCTCGCCGCCGCGGGAACCCCGGGCCTGCCGTCCCGCTCCCGCGTGTGCACCCGTCGAGGCAGGTGGCTGACGCTGCACGCCACGCTGCTGGAAGGCACCCCCTCGGGACAGGTCGCCATCATCGCGGCCACCGCCACGCCGTCGGAAATCCTGCCCATGGCATTGATGAGCATGGGGCTCAGCCCGCGAGAGCAGGACGTCGCGCTGCTCGTCCTCCGGGGACACGACACCGCCACCATCTCCCGAACGCTCTACATCACCCCGGCGACGGTGCAGGACCACCTCAAGTCCATCTTCACCAAGTCCGGAGTCCGCAGCCGTCGCGAGTTCACCGCGCGAATCATCGGCCCGCTCGTCAACGCCGCCCTGCCACCCCCTGGCTGA